The Acinonyx jubatus isolate Ajub_Pintada_27869175 chromosome A2, VMU_Ajub_asm_v1.0, whole genome shotgun sequence genomic sequence gcggggctcgaactcatggaccgtgagatcatgacctgagccgaagttggacacttactgactgagccgcccaagcaccCCATTGAAAAGCCAATACTGAAGAGATGAGGTGTGGGgtttaagttttttttacatttatttattcatttttgagagggaaagaatgtactatcagcacagacccccccccccccccccgccccatgcagggctcaatcccacaaactatgagatcatgacatgagctaaaacAGAGTTagatacccaaccaactgagccactgaggtgccccaaagTTTTGATTGGAAAGGAATATGAGCCTTATTCAGGAGGCCAGCCACCtggaagaaacagactcttgaccaAAGGCCAACTCTGAGCTTTCTGCCTTGCTCACAGATTTTTAAAGGAGTTTAGGGCAGTTAATCAGTAAAGGGAGTGCAGTGGTCTGTAATATTTCTTGATTACTGTGCAGACTTAATAGTGCCAGCTACAGACGTTTTCACAGTGCTCAAAGATTGTGCAAGGGAGTCTGGTTCCTTAGTCCTAGGCATTAGGGGTGGGGGTATGTGTAAGAGGGTCTGGTTTCTGTTTTGAGATGTGCAGAAgggctttattcttttcttggaAAGAATGCATGATCTCTCAAAAAGGTTTGTATATGTACTGGGCTATGGGTGGTTGCTAAGGCTAAAGGACAGAGGCAGTTTCAAGAGTAATAGCCATTTATAACTCTTTACACCTTGGTAGTTTCGAGAGTCATGGTATCTTATAGAGATATTCACAAAACATACTGATAACACAAGTGATAGGTGAAAAGGGAAATGccaaaaatagatatataaatggAGCCGACAAGGTTTATGCAAATATACATCATAATATTCATTGCCATGAGTCTACTGCAAATTTAGCCTTAAACTTTCCAACAGCCCAACATGCAAAGGGAGCCTTCTTGTTTACATGATTCAGTGGCCATTAGATAAAAACAGGCAActacacaaaaacacaaaagacaaGGTGAAAATTCTACCCGGACCATTATTTTTGGACTGAGCTATGCAAAAAAGGATGAGGGATGCTCATTACATTGTGTGTAAATGTAACTGCAGTAAACTCACACCAGACCAAGTTTCTAAGGCTGATATGGTAAATATCATAGATTGATAAAATGTCAAAACTTAACTTGATAAGAGCAAATTCTATAGATTAGATTGATAAGATGTTGCTAAAAACCAAAATTcaacagaataaaattaaagatccATTAGGCTTTATTAAGCGAGTTATGAATCAGaaagcatcccatctagcaagtagaaacGAGCCGAGTTGTACAAAATGGTAGTAGGGTGGCGCAAGAAAATTATtagcaaaataaaggaaagaattgtTTCAAGTCAGGACATTTTttgtgtggggggtgggaagacGGGGGTTTTTATCATgcagattacctcactagtgcAGATCAAGAAATTTCAGATTGACTGTTAAAAGGTTAAGTTCTTGAGAGAGGCTGAAACTGTGATTAAGTTTTGGTTTGCTGTGGTGGGTATGGGTGGAGAGGAAGGATTCCATTGGGggcttctttttccctttttaaaacaaCGTCAAAAAATAACATGATTCTATAGGAGGGAAGAGAGTGTCCACAGAATACCTTCCCGGTATATAGCATACTGCTGATGCACCTTATTTCCGGGATACATTTTGGAGTATTTGTGAATGGCTTTGAATAATGCTTAGAAAATAATGTCTTGAGCCTTACTATCAGTCAATAAAGACTTCATACAATGCCTGAGGTGTGCCGTGCTTGAGAGCAGATTTAGCATGGAGGGAAATACAGTATTTCCACTATCTCCCAAGCCTATCTAGGTAACTACTAAAAAGTCAGATAAATATCCCATCCCTCCTGCCTGAAGGGCCACTGGGGGAGATAAACAGGCAGCTCCAAATGGTGCCCTGATCCAGCAAAAGGTATCAAGAACGGCCCTCTTAGAGGTGCTACTAACCCACTATTAGAAAATGAGTAGGTAAGTGcaaggagagggaaatggcatcGCCGATGGGCCAGAAAACCCTTCAGCCCCTAGTCAAGCAATGCCCTTGGAGCACATCAAGGCCTAGGCTGgatgaaaaaaaagaggaacgGAAAAAAGAAAGTGCATTTTATCCTCCACCACGCGGCACGCGCACGACCATTACTTTAGAGGTTTGGAGGGTTTGTAGCTCTTGTCCAACAAAATACGGTTAGCGAACCCTGCAAGACTTTTCAGCAAAGCCAATCTTCCTCCCTAAACCACCACCTCCAGTCCACACACCCGAGGCACTGCCCTCACTGCGCAGGTGCCAAGTAGGACCTCTGAAGCCTCCAAGAGAGAGCGCTAGTAGTTCTGGGTTTCACTAGGGCTCCCCTCTAGCCGCAAGCTTCTGTTTCTCCACTGCTCTCCGTTGTAGAGTGGCGTCCGAGCTTAGAGCCCGGTCGGGGGCGGGCCTTCCGGGAGAAGGGCGGGCCTTCCGGGAGAGGGGCCCGCGGGAGAGGAAGGTCGCGCGTAGGTAAGGCTGTCCGGGAGCTTTGGGGGGGTTCCGTAAGTGTGCGATTCTGGCGATCGTGGGAGAGGTTCTGCGAGGGTCTCCAGCCTTGTAGAGTTGCCAAGAATAAGACGATTCGATTTCATTATTAACCAGCTCGGTGGTTTCACACCGTCCAACAGACACGTTGGCCTTTTCCTGCGTAAATGGGGGAATTTACCAAACGAAGGACTCTAGCGTAGTTGCCTCTCTGACACAGTTACTGTCTTTCTGATTAGGTAGCGTGCAAGGCTCGGTTTGTCAGCTCATCCGGCGGTATTCTGTACCGTCACTTTGTGTGGGGATGCAGATTAATTTTGTTGccagttgaaagaaaaatatttgcgggacgcctggctggctcattccgaagagcatgcgactcttgacgtTGGGcgtcttgagttccagccccaccttgggtatggaaattattaaaaaaaaacaaaaaaaaaataaaaattggggaaTACTCTAAGGATACAAGCGTCCGCTGACTTGACACCTGCTTCCATCACAAGCAGGCGTGATCCAGTCATTTGCAGGGGGTTGGTGGCGTTTTTGTTGAACTGAATAAAGCGGACTGACGTTCAGAGCGTTCGTGTCCCTACGACCCAGTGACAGTCTGTaccaggttttaaaaataataaagcatcgTATTTAGTTTTGTGAAACACGTGTGAAGAACGTGTGTGGGTTCCCTGAGACCTGATGATTATTAGGGCAACCACTGTGCCACGAGTATGCGTGTCAGCCTCAAAACACATGAGGTAGTAACTTAAGTGgtagatgagaaaacggaggcaaAGGATACCTACTACTGCAGACACGAAACGGCCATCAAAGCTCAGAGGCAAGATTCCAAATGGCTTTTCTACTGCAAAGCTGGTGCTCTCCAGTAACCAGTGGTTTtgagaaaatgatgaaaactCTCCCCAGcagaatttacacacacacattcaacaTACACTTTTAAAGTTCGACGGGATTCACCCCGCTAAGGGATACCCAGGTTAAAAACTCCTGTACTTCATCTgcccttttcaaagaaaaaaaaaaaagcaaacctaaTCCCAAGCCAGTTATTgaccttaatttatttttttataaaatttttttagtgtttatttatatttgagagagaccgtAcgcagtcaggggaggggcagagagaggagactgaatctgaagcaggctccaggctctgttagtagcacagagcctgatgtggggctcgaacccactagcCCTGAGAttgcaacctgagctgaagtgggacgcttaacctactgagccacccagggtgcccccaAAACCTGAACTTTTAAATGCATCAAACCTATCAAAAAGACCAATGAAACTTGCCCCTTTATGCTAGAGTAAAAATATAGGAATTTTCTTGTGTGGGCTTAACATGTCTTGCTCCAGTACAtttgaacatatatatgtatatatatttttttccttagcattttCCACTCcagttaatttttcttcatgGTACTGTTTACTTTAGATTTCATTTAAggaaaaatgatgtttttaagtttttaagtgacTATTTTATACTTGCTGGAATGGCTTCATGCAAATAAAAATCTTGACCTGTAAGttatttgccttttcctttattgtctttaaaataatatttttatttgtaacatAAAATTGAAAGATTCTGTAAGGAGGCATACTAGGATCCTAAAAAAATCCTAAGTAAGgctttccagttaaaaaaaaaaagaaagaaaatttaaagccaGTAAAAAGTGACAATTTACCAGTCCTAGAACCAGTATTTATGGACAACAGAACTGTGTAGCTGTTTTagcctatgttaaaaaaaagaacagcataccaggtcacctgggtggctcagtcagttaagcctctgttttggctcaggtcatgatctcatggttcaggagttcgaaccccacattggggtctgtgctgacaatatggagcctacttgggattctctctccctctctctgcttctcacccGCCCCCCGGCTCACTCGCTTTCAtggtcaaagtaaataaataaacttttttgagagagagagggcacaagtgagtgaggggcagatagaatcccatgaggggcaaagagaggggggttgaggagagagaagcggggctcacccaaagcaaggcttgtgttgttttgttttgtttttacccagAGTGGGTCTCGAGCTCACCCATTGTGGaactctaacccatgaaccatgagatcatgacctgagccgaagtctgatgcttaaggactgagccaccaggtgcccataaataaataaagttaaaacagaGCATACCAAGCTCCTATGCCATTCTTCATCAGAGACATATGTCTGCTCTGTGGAAGGAGATTACAGAGCAGTAATTGATAATTGTTATAATCATTTtccgttttcttctttttacaaatGGATCTTTATTTCTAGTAAGGGATTCAGGTTTGAAGAGGCTTATTCCCTTTCTCCATCATAAAAGTTTTAGGACTTGGATTTTGTGGTATAGCCGTGTCCCAATGGATTCTAATGAGACTTCTTTGCCATTTATGTCTCCCAGTAATTTCCTACATTACAAAGTGGGCCTGGAGATAACTTAGCATCCTATGATGGCTTCAGTGATCACTCTCCTTAGGGGTCCCTTCCTCCTTGCTGCCTTTCAAGTTACTGAGCTGCTGGTCCCCTCCCCTGCATTTCTCTGGCTGTCAGTTTTTGTAAGTGAGGATGTCATTCCAGGGAGATAGTGGTTTAACTGCATGAAGTGTGTAGCTCTTTTTTTAAGATATCTCCTTTTTTGCATGGTTAAATGAGGACAAGgaataggagcacctggctggctcagtcagaccatgtgactcttggtcttggcatCATGAGcatgagtcccacatcaggtgtaaagattacctaaaaataaaatcttaaaaaataaataggggcacctgggtggctcagttggttaagcatccaactttggctcaggtcatgatctcacggttcgtgaattccagcggctctgcactgacagcgagaagcctgcttaagatattctctctctctctctctctctctctctctctctctctccctccctccctccctcccctctcccctctcccctctcccctctccctctcccccttctctctctctctgcccctcccctgttcatgcacagTGTTTCAAAGATAAGCATTAAATAAggacaaagaataaataattgtGTCTGATTAGATCATACAAGCAccaaacttaaaaacacatttagattttttttctttttttaagtaactatTTACTGTCACAGTCTTAGTTATTTCTCACAGTAGCCCCACaagctttgttttccaaaaaggaaactcagatttagaaaataagtaaCTGTTAAAATAACCCAGCTAAtaaatggtagagccaggatGCAAACCTAGGCCTCAGGACTCCATGCTgcatcttcatttaaaaataaagcgatgggggggggggggggggggggcgcctggacAGCTGTCGGTCACataccagactcttgatttaggctcaggtcatgatcgcgtggttggtgagattgagctccacatagggctgtttgctgacagtgtggagcttgcttgggattctctgtttccctctctctctgcccctcccctgctcaccctgtctccaaaataaacattaaaaaaaaagaactctttaaaaaaagaaaaaaagcaatggaATTTGGAACATTATCTGTCTGAAAACATTGTAACAAACAATAGTTCCCTGGCCATCAAATAATTGGTTGTGGAAATACTGTGCACTTGCAGAAGAAATTTATTCTAATGCCATAATAGCAGttaagcaaaacaaagcaaaggtgATTAAGAAAccgtttgttttagtttttttttttttaatctgatgttCAGAAAAAGATAACTTTAAAGAGGAAAGGTAAAGAACGCAAAGAAACTTTGTAGCCTCTGAAGACCACTATGGAGTCTGCAAGGCCGTTAGAGGTTTACAGCACTGATTTATTACGATTTCGTATTTATACATTGAActattaatgccttttttttctcactgatgaaaatataattttacccCTAACAAGCCAACCCAACCCAACCCACTCCCATCCACACAACTCTAAGAGTTGAGAGAGAAGtgacaggaaatggaaaaagcaagGTTTGCATGGGATCCCCAgattggaggggcagagaagagaccCCAGATCCAATGGTTCTCCCATTGCTGGCCTTCAGATGGCACTATTGGCCCAGGTTTGCTTGGTTGGTGTTAAACGATTGGTAACTGGTTTGAGATCCACATTCTGCAATTGTTCTGAGGTCAGCCTCTGCTCTTTCAATGGGTCTTGAAATGGACAAGAAAAATTCCTTAATTTaaactggttttgggttttttttcttttcttgcaagttattttgaaatttactgGGCACTATTCTTGTTTagagggtgttttttttttttttttttttaagattttactttatattttaagtaaactccacatgcttcattgactgagccagccaggccctctaggaaatatttttgttttctatattttttcccaATTGGTTTTTCAAGATAGGTTTATGCCTTTTTTCTGTTTGGATATCAGCTCCTTTTCACCCCCACCAGACTGTCCCCCAGGACAGTTTCTTAGCGAAGATTCTCCTCTCCAAATTTCACAGTAACTAACACCATCAGCCACCAGGAAGCTCTGCATCTGGCCTGGGATGGGATGGGACGGCTATTCTACCAGCAATGTTCTTGATTCTTAGGTATCGCCTattaatttttgatatatattaGCCGAAATCTCTTCATATTACGGATAGCATCCTTCTACCTCTTTCAACATTCAATGTACTGTTTTCAGTTAATAAGAAGTTAACTGGCGTGCACTGAGGCAGAGTATATAAGACGGAAGAAAAGACAGATGACCTTATAACCCGTAAGTCCTTCCTTTCAGGAATAAAATGCATCTTAAGAGCCGTTGGGTTTATTTCTATAAGACTactgtctctgttttgtttttttcccccgaATGGCTCTCAGTCTCTAGGCAGAATTCAATCCAGCAACCTAGAGGCTAAATGACCTCATAACTCATTAGCAGTTCTCAGAGCCATCTGGAGCCCTTGAGGAGAACAGTGTTCAAAGGGCTGATAATAAAGACAACAGGATAATTATTTCTCTGCCATGATTAAACCTTTAGATGGCAAGCAGTCAGCATTTTTATTCTGCAGATTGCTGAGGTGGGTGTTTTCTGAAGGTATAATAACAATGCTGTGGTAGGATAACTCATTCGCCTGTCCTCATCTAGCCTACAAACAGGTAAGCTGTCAGTAAATAACAAAACAGTTCGCTGTAAAAAGTTCACTAGAGCAAGGTAATAGAATGGAAATCCcaaatgtaaaaattagaaatgtaaataaagcatgcaaaggaaacaaccattCGGACTGTGGACATTTCCCAACTCCAAGGCATGTCCTGTCGGCCACATGACATGCACGTGTGGCCTGCTGGTTTCATTTTCTAAAGTGCTCACTGGTTAATCTTAGAATTTCATACACTAACCTGTTgatgtttcttctcattttctgtaGGGACCCTTGCTCGTTGCTGCTCAGGAAATGTCTTCACTTTCAGAATATGCCTTGCGCATGAGTCGTCTCAGTGCCCGGCTCTTCGGTGAAGTTGCCAGGCCCACTGATTCCAAATCCATGAAAGTGGTGAAGCTCTTCAGTGAGCAACCGTTAGCCAAGAGGAAGGAGACTTACGACTGGTATCCAAATCACAACACTTACTTTGCACTCATGGGGACGCTACGTTTTCTTGGCCTCTATAGGTAATGGCAAAAAAGCACAAAGAGTAACTTGTAAGAGATTATTCTAGgagatcagaaaaggaaaaagttagtTTTTTTATCCTAATAGTTTTTTGGCTCTTATAAAAGTGCCCAGGTTGTTCAAAAGGCACAGTTTTGGGgggaaaggattttaaaatactCAACAATGgtcacaccagaaaaaaaaaaaaggaaacatgcacTTAGTGGaagacatattttaattatgtctAAACCTGGACAAACTGACTGGATATTGAGCTACAGAGatgtttaattattaatttaagagCACTTTAAAGGGATGCAGAGCAAAACTGATGCAAATTCTGCAgaagaccgcccccccccccccccccccgtccccgcccccgcAGGCCGCCAGAGCTGCAGGTTCTGATTGGTCAGATGAAGAGAGGCCCTGCCTGCAGCCGATCCCCTTCCTAGCGAGTTTATGGGAGCCCTCTTTCTTTCCTAGTGACAGTTTTTTTGCAGTTCTTATTTCCTTCTACCTTcttctggcatttaaaaaaatttttttagtgtttatttttgagagagggagagagcacgcatgagtgggggaagggcagggagagggagacaggatccaaagcgggcttctttggaccacagagcccgatgcagggctcgaacccacaaactgcaagatcttgacctgagctgacgtcagatgcctaagtgacagagccacccaggtgcccccttttctaatgtttatttatttttggcatttttagTTTGTACCCTTTTTGATATATTAATttgatctaaaaaaaaagttgtagttCACCTTTAAGAGTAATATGTGGATTGCACAGGCTCTTAGTACCATGTGTTCCATATTTGGGTATGTATAGGTACTTGGGACTATGTATTGctctagaaagaaaagagatcaaATGCCTATGtgatcagtttctttaaaagagagCCTTAATTACCAAGCTAATACATGCTCATTATAAAAGAATTCAAACAGTGTGTAATTGTGTAAAGTTAAAATCTAcctttttttcatgcttatttatttattttgagagacacggagcaggggaggggcagagagaggggggagagagagagggagggagagagagagagagagagggagggagagagagagagggagggggggagagagaaagagaatatgaatcccaagcaggctctgtcctatTAGCACAGAGTGCTActcggagcttgatctcatgaatcgtgagatcatgacctaagctgaaatcaagagtcagatgcttaactaagccacccaggcccccccccccaccttttttttttaatgtaaaataaatctactttttggagtgcctggctggctcagtcagagcatgtgattcttgatcttggggtcataagtttgagccccatgttgggtgtagagattacctaaaagtaaaatcttttaaaaataaataaatctactctttaagaaaaaaaaaaaaaaagaggttagagtgggagagagccaaagcataagagactgttaaaaactgagaacaaactgagggttgatggggggtgggagggaggggagggtgcgtgatgggtattgaggagggcaccttttgggatgagcactgggtgttatatggaaaccaatttgacaataaatttcatatattgaaaaaaaatctactctttaagaagaaaatttaatatgttttaattgcACATGTCTTAGGGCAGCAGTACAAAAGTTAACTTGGGActatttaatacaataaaattaataattcattcCAGGTAACTAAAAATTGGTACACTCCTCTatacaacagaaatatttttaagtatcttcCATGTATAGACACTAAGATGGGCACTAGAggaacagcagtgaacaaaacagaatagaTTTTCTTAGTTAATATACTAAGAGAGATTATAATCCATGACACATTCTGAATTTCTAGAATTGCTCTGGGACTTTCTCCCTTGCTATTAGTCTGggctcagaaaataaaaattgtattgtgacccaaaataaaatatcactggAAGGCAGATCTCCTGAGTAGAAAATTATAACCCATAACAAAGTCATGTTCAGCTATTTTAATTTACCTGTTTGGTGCCACTGTacatttgtttgaaaaataaaaccttgacTATCTTTGGGGATAGGGAAAAAATACTTAGTGGTTAGTTATCCGTGGAAAAGCACaattcttttcatgtacttggtCACTGGTTATGGTCAATGGTGCCTCTAATGGAAGACCTCCTGTGGCATCGGGCAGGATGAAACTAGACGAtcttcaataaagaaaatattgctCAAAGGCCTACAAACGAGGGAGGGATGCACAGGCTCTCATAAACACTGACTCATTCAGTGACACAGGTGCTTGGGCTGTATCTTCACAGAGACAAAGACCCCGGCCTTTGGAGCCTTCCTTCTGGCTGAGGGTTGGCGGGagtggagcagggagggaagaagaggagaacaGATGTAGCGAATGTGCTACACAGCTGAGTGTGCCGCGGGGGGAGCATAGTAAAGCCGCCCGAGCAGGATCAAGAATGCTGACAGGGCACGTGGTGGGTGGGGAAAGGATGGGTCACAGTATTAAACAGGACAGTCAAGGTCAGCCTCTTTGAGAAGATGAGGTCTAAGCAGAGACTTAAAGGCAGTGAGTAAGTCAAGTGGGACCTAGGAAAGAACTTTCCAGgcagagcaaaggccctgaggttggaGTGTACCTGGTATGTTCCAGGGGTAGCACGGGCTATGGAGAGAGCAGTAGGGCCACAGGCAGATCATGAAGGGTTCTGAGGGCCATGCCAAGGTCTTGGCTTTTACTCTGGGTGAAATGGGGAACCGTTCGTAGGCCTGTGAACAGAGGAATGGAGTTTTAAGAAAACTTTTGAGTTTTAGAGTTTTGAAGAATTACTCTGGCTGCTCTGTTGAGAATAGATTATTTGAGGGCAATCATAGTGAATTCCAAATAGCTCAGTTGTGTCCATCCTGTTCATGGAATGAAATGTGTACCCTAGAAAACCAGTCTATTTTAAAACCACCTAAGGAGTGAAAAATTGGACCcagcaacccctccccccccatattTAATTCATATGCCATTATTATCCACTCTTTACAGATGTGGTACAGAGAGGGAAAAGTCACTTATCCAAAGGCATACAGCTACTAAATGTTAGATGGAGCCGTGATTTAAACCCAGGTTGAAATggattccaggggcacctgggtgactcagtcagttgattgtccaactcttgattttggctcatgtcatgatcccacagttcatgggttcgagctgcttgggattctctctctcctctctctcaacccctttCCAACTTAGGCGCACAAgctcacgcatgctctctctctctctctctctctcaataaataaactttataaagaaaagaaaagaaatgggttcTAGAACTTACATATTAAAAGGTATTTGATCTTAGAATGCAGACATTTTTCTAGAGTATAGGCCGTCTTACACCCCATCCACATGTCCAAACAGCCCTGGCTTCTTGATCTGTAAATCTGTCTGTTGACTTGGCTTCCTTCTGCCTGAGCCTTTCCCCAGCAGCCTTTTCGTGTGAATCATCCATGGCCATGAAGGCAGCTTCCTCCAGACCTCTTCTCCTTGTAGGACGTACTGGTTCCTGCGGCTCTCAGGGTCTCTGTGTAGCTATTGAAGCTCATACCCACTTTCTGCTTCCCTCTGTTCAGTCTTAGTGTTACAGGGAAATTTGGGGTAATT encodes the following:
- the MRPS33 gene encoding 28S ribosomal protein S33, mitochondrial, translating into MSSLSEYALRMSRLSARLFGEVARPTDSKSMKVVKLFSEQPLAKRKETYDWYPNHNTYFALMGTLRFLGLYRDEHQDFKDEQMRLKKLRGKGKPRKGEGKRAAKKK